In one Rutidosis leptorrhynchoides isolate AG116_Rl617_1_P2 chromosome 8, CSIRO_AGI_Rlap_v1, whole genome shotgun sequence genomic region, the following are encoded:
- the LOC139863280 gene encoding uncharacterized protein: MYDIGRTSPDYLKRLEEFITIAKTDQLNKGSTVITCPCKKCMNGKSFKDSTDIKNHLIINGFMRGYTCWSYHGESLTNLNPGSSVSNQLNEEDSYISDNDNFEAMFEDIEDNVDETYHEKFEQLKVDSEKPLYNGCTKFSKLSALIKLLNIKANNGWSDTSFTSLLDLLHKMLPKDNELLVSTYYAKKLMCPMGLEIQRIHACPNDCMLYRNENENLHECKVCGTSRYKHGKPTDEDTDENGPPAKVLWYFPIIPRLKRLFANTKNEKLLCWEKSVMVRRKV; the protein is encoded by the coding sequence ATGTATGACATTGGACGGACTAGCCCAGACTATCTGAAACGGCTTGAAGAATTTATAACCATTGCGAAGACTGATCAATTAAATAAAGGAAGCACTGTAATCACTTGTCCTTGTAAAAAATGTATGAATGGGAAGTCCTTCAAGGATTCTACCGATATCAAAAATCATCTTATAATAAACGGATTTATGAGAGGGTACACGTGTTGGTCTTATCACGGTGAATCATTAACCAATCTTAACCCAGGCTCTTCAGTCTCCAATCAATTAAACGAAGAAGATTCATACATTAGTGATAACGATAATTTTGAGGCCATGTTTGAGGATATTGAGGATAATGTTGACGAAACGTATCATGAGAAATTTGAACAACTTAAAGTTGACTCTGAAAAACCGTTATACAACGGTTGTACGAAATTTTCAAAACTTTCTGCCTTGATAAAACTGTTAAATATAAAAGCAAACAATGGTTGGAGCGACACAAGTTTCACTAGCTTGTTAGATTTGTTGCATAAAATGCTCCCCAAAGATAATGAGTTGTTGGTTTCAACATACTATGCCAAGAAATTGATGTGCCCGATGGGATTGGAAATACAAAGAATACATGCATGTCCAAATGATTGTATGCTATACAGGAATGAAAATGAAAACCTTCATGAATGTAAGGTATGTGGTACATCTAGGTATAAACATGGAAAACCAACTGACGAAGACACTGACGAAAATGGACCTCCTGCAAAAGTATTGTGGTATTTCCCTATCATACCAAGATTGAAGAGGTTATTTGCAAATACCAAAAATGAAAAATTATTGTGTTGGGAAAAATCGGTAATGGTCCGCCGaaaggtgtaa